In the Paramisgurnus dabryanus chromosome 5, PD_genome_1.1, whole genome shotgun sequence genome, one interval contains:
- the rpl7a gene encoding large ribosomal subunit protein eL8, which produces MLNLFYLDHLALFYVFSQPKGKKAKGKKVAPAPSVAKKHEAKKVVNPLFEKRPKNFGIGQDIQPKRDLTRFVKWPRYVRLQRQRAILYKRLKVPPAINQFTQALDRQTATQLFKLAHKYRPETKQEKKQRLLARAEQKAAGKGDVPTKRPPVLRAGVNTVTTLVESKKAQLVIIAHDVDPIELVVFLPALCRKMGVPYCIVKGKARLGRLVHRKTCTSVAITQTNPEDKAALSKLVEAIKTNYNDRYEEIRRHWGGNILGPKSTARIAKLEKAKAKELATKLG; this is translated from the exons ATGTTGAACTTATTCTACCTTGACCATTTGG CCCTCTTCTATGTCTTTTCACAGCCTAAGGGAAAAAAGGCTAAGGGGAAGAAGGTGGCACCTGCCCCTTCAGTGGCCAAGAAACATGAGGCCAAGAAAGTCGTGAACCCCCTGTTTGAGAAAAGGCCCAAGAACTTTGGCATTG GTCAGGACATCCAACCGAAGAGGGATCTGACCCGATTCGTGAAATGGCCACGTTATGTTCGTCTGCAGCGCCAGCGGGCCATCCTGTACAAGCGTCTAAAGGTTCCCCCTGCAATCAACCAGTTCACACAGGCTCTGGACCGCCAGACTG CTACTCAGCTCTTCAAGCTGGCTCACAAGTACAGGCCCGAGACCAAGCAAGAGAAGAAACAGAGACTGCTGGCTCGTGCTGAACAGAAGGCTGCTGGAAAGGGAGACGTTCCCACCAAGAGGCCACCAGTCCTCCGTGCAG GTGTCAACACCGTGACTACACTAGTGGAGAGCAAGAAAGCACAGCTAGTGATTATTGCCCATGATGTAGATCCCATTGAG CTGGTGGTGTTCTTGCCTGCTCTGTGCCGCAAGATGGGTGTCCCATACTGCATTGTAAAGGGAAAGGCCCGACTAGGCAGACTGGTCCACAGGAAGACCTGCACTTCTGTTGCCATCACACAGACCAACCC AGAAGACAAAGCAGCTCTCTCCAAACTGGTGGAGGCCATCAAGACCAACTACAATGACAGATATGAGGAG ATCCGTCGTCACTGGGGAGGTAACATCCTGGGTCCCAAGTCTACTGCTCGCATTGCTAAACTCGAGAAAGCAAAAGCCAAGGAGTTGGCAACTAAATTGGGTTGA
- the surf1 gene encoding surfeit locus protein 1, whose amino-acid sequence MNSLRLLLMYSNNSLRVIRGSTLISPKRSLFVTRPGLIKRENGQLAGFSRQSSSTVAGTGNDNSFLKWFLLLIPGTTFCLGTWQLKRRKWKLELIRELQSLTTSEPIPLPADPMEIKQLEYRRVKVRGRFDHSKELYILPRSPVDPEREAREAGRISSSGESGANVITPLYCTDLGITILVNRGYVPKNKIRPETRMKGQVNEEVDLVGIVRLTEQRKPFVPQNNMAGNKWHYRDLEAMAQATGAEEIFIDAVFDSTIPGGPIGGQTRVTLRNEHMQYVITWYGLCAATSYMWYAKFIKRISL is encoded by the exons ATGAACAGTTTAAGATTATTGTTGATGTACTCCAATAACTCACTTAGGGTCATTCGAGGAAGC ACTCTCATATCACCCAAAAGGTCTCTGTTCGTGACACGACCAGGTTTAATTAAACGTGAGAATG GTCAACTAGCTGGTTTTAGTAGACAGTCAAGTTCTACTGTTGCTGGCACAGGGAATGACAACTCCTTTTTGAAGTGGTTTCTCTTGTTGATACCTGGCACTACATTTTGCCTTGGAACATGGCAG CTGAAACGCAGAAAGTGGAAGTTGGAGCTGATCCGTGAACTTCAGAGCCTGACAACTTCAGAGCCCATTCCACTCCCTGCAGA TCCCATGGAAATTAAGCAGCTAGAGTACAGGCGAGTGAAGGTGCGTGGACGCTTTGATCACTCCAAAGAGCTGTACATTTTGCCCCGCTCACCTGTGGATCCTGAGAGAGAGGCCCGAGAGGCAGGCAGGATTTCCTCCAGCGGGGAGAGTGGAGCGAATGTTATCACACCATTATATTGTACTGATCTGGG gatcacCATCTTAGTGAATAGAGGTTATGTCCCCAAAAATAAGATCAGGCCAGAAACCAGGATGAAGGGCCAG GTTAATGAGGAGGTGGACCTTGTTGGCATTGTGCGTTTAACTGAGCAGAGGAAACCATTTGTCCCCCAAAACAACATGGCAGGAAATAAGTGGCATTATCGTGATCTTGAGGCCATGGCACAGGCCACCGGTGCTGAGGAGATCTTCATTGATGCTGTATTTG ATAGCACAATACCTGGTGGACCTATAGGAGGGCAGACAAGAGTGACCTTGAGAAATGAACACATGCAGTATGTCATCACATG GTATGGTCTGTGTGCTGCTACTTCCTACATGTGGTACGCAAAGTTCATCAAGCGTATATCATTGTAA
- the surf6 gene encoding surfeit locus protein 6 has product MASLAAKYDYLEKLTRKVCVSHKPELKNTPYVPFRSNKGNDGAPPKKKSKQKPTKGDKHANKQKPVQKTTPAALPTPIKTDLKGTSVTQKKPAGGKSQEFNAVDILRLRLHQKIKESRGQGPAKDPSSEEVRKKRERRKQERERRKRKRKEFRMKKLAESAASQTEQEDIKTEMPEPKPDSTLSKPCKKETSSLVFNKVEVGEAYVDKGTKLMQKKQKKRVKGTLTPLTGKNFKQLLTRVEARKAHLEQLREKDEGKAKKEEEKMRWTNVLYKAEGMKIKDNEDLLRASLKRKEKMKAQRKKKWAERSQQVVEKMQKRQDKRQKNIQKRKHAKIDKRKQKAKKKGRVLPDDLKMSRQKT; this is encoded by the exons ATGGCCAGCCTTGCTGCAAAGTATGACTACCTGGAGAAGTTGACACGTAAAGTGTGTGTATCCCATAAACCGGAGTTAAAGAATACACCTTATG TTCCCTTCCGAAGCAATAAGGGAAATGATGGTGCTCCTCCTAAGAAAAAGAGCAAGCAAAAGCCAACAAAAGGAGATAAACacgcaaacaaacagaaaccagtCCAAAAAACTACTCCTGCAGCTCTTCCAACTCCAATAAAAACCGATCTGAAAGGAACTTCTGTGACACAAAAGAAGCCTGCAG GTGGAAAGTCACAGGAATTCAATGCTGTAGATATTCTTCGTCTCAGGCTTCACCAGAAGATTAAGGAGTCTCGTGGGCAG GGCCCCGCTAAGGATCCATCCTCAGAAGAGGTAAGGAAGAAACGGGAAAGACGAAAGCAAGAAAGGGAGCGTCGGAAGAGAAAAAGGAAAGAGTTTAGGATGAAAAAGTTAGCAGAGAGTGCAGCTTCACAGACAGAACAGGAGGACATAAAAACCGAAATGCCAGAACCCAAGCCTGACTCTACATTAAGCAAACCTTGTAAAAAAGAAACAAGTTCCCTAGTTTTCAACAAGGTGGAGGTTGGGGAAGCATATGTGGACAAAGGAACAAAGCTCATGCagaagaaacagaaaaaaaggGTTAAAGGAACTCTTACTCCACTGACCGGGAAAAACTTCAAGCAACTTTTAACACGTGTTGAAGCGAGGAAGGCTCACCTGGAGCAACTTAGAGAAAAAGATGAAGGCAAAGCAAAAAAAGAGGAAGAGAAGATGAGGTGGACCAATGTTCTCTACAAAGCTGAGGGTATGAAGATCAAAGACAATGAGGACCTCTTGCGCGCATCGCTGAAGAGGAAGGAGAAGATGAAAGCTCAGAGGAAAAAGAAATGGGCAGAGAGGAGCCAGCAAGTGGTGGAGAAGATGCAAAAGAGACAAGACAAGAGGCAAAAGAATATTCAGAAACGCAAACATGCCAAGATTGATAAACGCAAACAGAAGGCAAAGAAGAAAGGCCGCGTGCTGCCCGATGATCTAAAGATGAGTAGACAGAAAACATAA
- the kyat1 gene encoding kynurenine--oxoglutarate transaminase 1 has translation MWKGPVVNRSSVLFRFLIPRFYDKAIMSRKLHARRIEGIDKNIWVEFSQMAAEYKVVNLGQGFPDFSPPGFIQEAFSKAVNGGVPMHQYTRGFGHPPLVKILAKFFSRIIGREIDPMEDVLVTVGAYQALFCTFQALIDEGDEVIIVEPFFDCYQPMVKMAGGTPVYVPLKPREGCGPTMSSAQWVLSPEELASKCTPRTKAIVINTPNNPIGKVYLREELQMIADLCIKHDIICISDEVYEWLTYDGTKHVKIASLPGMWERTVTIGSAGKTFSATGWKVGWAIGSGRVLKHLKTVHQNSVYHCATAAQEAVAVGFLKEFDVFGTEDSYFHQLPAGLHEKRLRLANCLKSVGLKPIMPQGGYFMIADISDIKVNLTDPDTKDEPYDYRFVKWLIKEKGLATIPVSAFFSPEHRENFQKYIRFCFVKEDSTLKAAEDILRQWSDSK, from the exons ATGTGGAAGGGACCGGTGGTAAATAGATCTTCAGTTTTGTTTAGATTTTTAATCCCACGTTTTTACGACAAG GCTATTATGTCTCGCAAGCTGCACGCACGGAGGATTGAAGGCATTGACAAAAATATATG GGTGGAATTTAGTCAGATGGCTGCTGAATATAAGGTAGTGAACCTGGGACAGGGATTTCCAGATTTCTCCCCACCTGGTTTTATTCAAGAGGCCTTCTCCAAAGCTGTGAATGGAGGAGTCCCCATGCACCAGTACACACGTGGTTTT GGCCATCCACCTCTTGTGAAGATCCTGGCCAAGTTCTTCAGTAGGATTATTGGCCGAGAAATTGACCCAATGGAGGATGTCCTAGTAACAGTAGGGGCATATCAGGCTCTTTTTTGCACATTCCAGGCTCTTATTGATGAGGGTGATGAG GTGATTATAGTGGAGCCTTTCTTTGACTGTTATCAACCAATGGTAAAGATGGCAGGAGGAACACCTGTCTATGTGCCTCTCAAACCC AGAGAAGGCTGTGGTCCAACTATGTCTAGTGCACAATGGGTATTGTCTCCTGAAGAGTTGGCTAGTAAATGTACTCCTCGTACCAAGGCCATTGTCATAAACACTCCTAATAACCCAATTGGCAAG GTGTATCTGCGGGAGGAACTTCAGATGATTGCTGACCTATGCATTAAGCATGATATAATTTGTATCAGTGATGAGGTGTACGAGTGGCTCACATATGATGGAACTAAACATGTGAAGATCG CAAGTCTGCCAGGTATGTGGGAACGTACTGTCACCATTGGAAGTGCTGGCAAAACCTTCAGTGCCACAGGGTGGAAG GTTGGTTGGGCAATAGGATCAGGCCGTGTCCTGAAGCACCTGAAAACCGTCCATCAGAACTCAGTATATCATTGTGCTACGGCTGCTCAG GAGGCTGTAGCAGTAGGTTTTCTCAAGGAATTTGATGTGTTTGGAACAGAGGACAGTTACTTCCACCAGCTACCCGCTGGTCTTCATGAAAAGCGTCTCAGGTTGGCAAACTGTCTGAAGAGTGTTGGCTTGAAACCCATCATGCCCCAGGGAGGATACTTCATGATTGCAGATATCTCAGATATTA AGGTTAACCTTACTGATCCTGATACTAAAGATGAACCATATGACTACAGATTTGTTAAATGGCTCATAAAAGAAAAG GGACTGGCTACTATTCCGGTGTCTGCATTCTTTAGCCCAGAACACAGAGAAAATTTCCAGAAATACATCAGATTTTGCTTTGTAAAG GAGGACTCAACACTAAAAGCAGCAGAGGATATCCTAAGACAGTGGAGTGACAGCAAATAA
- the prkaa1 gene encoding 5'-AMP-activated protein kinase catalytic subunit alpha-1 isoform X2: protein MATDKQKHEGRVKIGHYILGDTLGVGTFGKVKVGQHELTKHQVAVKILNRQKIRSLDVVGKIRREIQNLKLFRHPHIIKLYQVISTPTDIFMVMEYVSGGELFDYICKNGKLDEKESRRLFQQIISGVDYCHRHMVVHRDLKPENVLLDAHMNAKIADFGLSNMMSDGEFLRTSCGSPNYAAPEVISGRLYAGPEVDIWSSGVILYALLCGTLPFDDDHVPTLFKKICDGIFFTPQYLNPSVISLLKHMLQVDPMKRATIKEIREDEWFKQDLPKYLFPEDATYSSNMIDEEALKEVCEKFECTEEEVLNCLRNHQDPLAVAYHLIIDNRRIMNEAKDFYLACSPPDSFLDDLPAHHTAKVHPERVPFLVTESQPRPRHTLDELNPQKSKHLGVRRAKWHLGIRSQSRPNDIMSEVCRAMKTLDYEWKVVNPYYLRVRRKNPVTGMNTKMSLQLYQVDSRTYLLDFRSIDDDMMEVKSGTATPHRSGSVGNYRTSLKNEKNECDEVVKGDGSAPSTPPIGGKQMEGSLASSLTSSVDSTGGEIFPRPGSHTIEFFEMCANLIKLLAR from the exons ATGGCGACGGACAAACAGAAACATGAAGGCAGGGTGAAAATCGGACATTACATTCTCGGAGATACACTGGGAGTGGGAACGTTTGGAAAAGTCAAAG TTGGTCAGCATGAGTTAACCAAGCACCAGGTGGCGGTAAAGATACTGAACCGGCAGAAGATTCGCAGTCTGGATGTGGTGGGAAAGATTCGGCGTGAAATCCAGAACCTCAAACTCTTCCGTCACCCACATATAATCAAACT TTATCAAGTGATCAGCACACCAACAGACATCTTCATGGTGATGGAGTATGTGTCTGGAGGAGAACTCTTTGACTACATCTGTAAAAATGGAAAG TTGGATGAGAAGGAGAGCAGGCGTCTCTTCCAGCAGATCATCTCTGGGGTGGATTACTGTCACAGACACATGGTTGTTCACAGAGACCTAAAGCCCGAAAACGTTCTGCTGGATGCGCACATGAATGCCAAGATCGCAGATTTTG GCTTATCAAACATGATGTCGGATGGAGAGTTTTTAAGGACGAGTTGTGGCTCTCCTAACTATGCTGCTCCTGAGGTCATTTCTGGAAG GTTGTACGCAGGGCCTGAGGTGGACATCTGGAGCAGCGGTGTGATTTTATATGCGCTGCTGTGTGGAACGCTGCCGTTTGACGATGACCACGTGCCAACACTGTTCAAGAAGATCTGCGATGGCATCTTCTTCACACCTCAATACCTGAACCCCTCTGTCATAAGCCTTTTGAAGCACATGCTTCAGGTGGACCCCATGAAGAGAGCGACTATTAAAGAGATTCG GGAGGATGAGTGGTTTAAACAAGATCTCCCCAAGTATCTATTTCCAGAAGATGCTACATACAGCAGCAATATGATTGATGAGGAGGCACTGAAGGAGGTGTGCGAGAAGTTTGAGTGCACTGAAGAGGAGGTGCTCAATTGCCT TCGGAATCATCAGGATCCTCTAGCTGTTGCTTATCACTTGATCATAGACAACCGCCGCATTATGAATGAGGCCAAAGACTTCTACTTGGCCTGCAGTCCACCAGACAGCTTTCTGGACGATCTGCCCGCGCACCACACTGCTAAGGTTCACCCTGAAAGAGTGCCCTTCCTGGTAACCGAGTCTCAGCCACGTCCCCGGCACACACTAGATGAGCTGAACCCACAAAAATCCAAGCACCTTGGGGTTCGGCGGGCCAAGTGGCACCTAGGGATCCGAAGCCAGAGCAGACCAAATGACATCATGAGCGAGGTCTGTCGTGCCATGAAGACGCTGGACTACGAGTGGAAG GTTGTGAATCCTTATTACTTGCGGGTGCGGAGGAAGAACCCGGTTACTGGCATGAACACCAAGATGAGTCTCCAGCTTTACCAGGTGGACAGCAGGACCTATTTACTGGACTTCAGGAGCATAGATG ACGACATGATGGAGGTAAAATCAGGGACCGCCACGCCTCACCGCTCCGGCTCAGTTGGGAACTACCGGACTTCCCTAAAGAATGAGAAGAACGAATGTGACGAGGTGGTAAAGGGGGACGGGTCCGCACCCTCCACGCCTCCGATAGGAGGAAAGCAGATGGAAGGCTCTCTGGCTTCTTCTCTTACCTCTTCAGTGGATTCCACCGGGGGAGAGATTTTTCCCCGTCCGGGAAGTCACACCATAGAGTTTTTTGAGATGTGCGCCAATCTCATCAAGCTGCTAGCACGATAA
- the prkaa1 gene encoding 5'-AMP-activated protein kinase catalytic subunit alpha-1 isoform X1: protein MATDKQKHEGRVKIGHYILGDTLGVGTFGKVKVGQHELTKHQVAVKILNRQKIRSLDVVGKIRREIQNLKLFRHPHIIKLYQVISTPTDIFMVMEYVSGGELFDYICKNGKLDEKESRRLFQQIISGVDYCHRHMVVHRDLKPENVLLDAHMNAKIADFGLSNMMSDGEFLRTSCGSPNYAAPEVISGRLYAGPEVDIWSSGVILYALLCGTLPFDDDHVPTLFKKICDGIFFTPQYLNPSVISLLKHMLQVDPMKRATIKEIREDEWFKQDLPKYLFPEDATYSSNMIDEEALKEVCEKFECTEEEVLNCLYSRNHQDPLAVAYHLIIDNRRIMNEAKDFYLACSPPDSFLDDLPAHHTAKVHPERVPFLVTESQPRPRHTLDELNPQKSKHLGVRRAKWHLGIRSQSRPNDIMSEVCRAMKTLDYEWKVVNPYYLRVRRKNPVTGMNTKMSLQLYQVDSRTYLLDFRSIDDDMMEVKSGTATPHRSGSVGNYRTSLKNEKNECDEVVKGDGSAPSTPPIGGKQMEGSLASSLTSSVDSTGGEIFPRPGSHTIEFFEMCANLIKLLAR from the exons ATGGCGACGGACAAACAGAAACATGAAGGCAGGGTGAAAATCGGACATTACATTCTCGGAGATACACTGGGAGTGGGAACGTTTGGAAAAGTCAAAG TTGGTCAGCATGAGTTAACCAAGCACCAGGTGGCGGTAAAGATACTGAACCGGCAGAAGATTCGCAGTCTGGATGTGGTGGGAAAGATTCGGCGTGAAATCCAGAACCTCAAACTCTTCCGTCACCCACATATAATCAAACT TTATCAAGTGATCAGCACACCAACAGACATCTTCATGGTGATGGAGTATGTGTCTGGAGGAGAACTCTTTGACTACATCTGTAAAAATGGAAAG TTGGATGAGAAGGAGAGCAGGCGTCTCTTCCAGCAGATCATCTCTGGGGTGGATTACTGTCACAGACACATGGTTGTTCACAGAGACCTAAAGCCCGAAAACGTTCTGCTGGATGCGCACATGAATGCCAAGATCGCAGATTTTG GCTTATCAAACATGATGTCGGATGGAGAGTTTTTAAGGACGAGTTGTGGCTCTCCTAACTATGCTGCTCCTGAGGTCATTTCTGGAAG GTTGTACGCAGGGCCTGAGGTGGACATCTGGAGCAGCGGTGTGATTTTATATGCGCTGCTGTGTGGAACGCTGCCGTTTGACGATGACCACGTGCCAACACTGTTCAAGAAGATCTGCGATGGCATCTTCTTCACACCTCAATACCTGAACCCCTCTGTCATAAGCCTTTTGAAGCACATGCTTCAGGTGGACCCCATGAAGAGAGCGACTATTAAAGAGATTCG GGAGGATGAGTGGTTTAAACAAGATCTCCCCAAGTATCTATTTCCAGAAGATGCTACATACAGCAGCAATATGATTGATGAGGAGGCACTGAAGGAGGTGTGCGAGAAGTTTGAGTGCACTGAAGAGGAGGTGCTCAATTGCCTGTACAG TCGGAATCATCAGGATCCTCTAGCTGTTGCTTATCACTTGATCATAGACAACCGCCGCATTATGAATGAGGCCAAAGACTTCTACTTGGCCTGCAGTCCACCAGACAGCTTTCTGGACGATCTGCCCGCGCACCACACTGCTAAGGTTCACCCTGAAAGAGTGCCCTTCCTGGTAACCGAGTCTCAGCCACGTCCCCGGCACACACTAGATGAGCTGAACCCACAAAAATCCAAGCACCTTGGGGTTCGGCGGGCCAAGTGGCACCTAGGGATCCGAAGCCAGAGCAGACCAAATGACATCATGAGCGAGGTCTGTCGTGCCATGAAGACGCTGGACTACGAGTGGAAG GTTGTGAATCCTTATTACTTGCGGGTGCGGAGGAAGAACCCGGTTACTGGCATGAACACCAAGATGAGTCTCCAGCTTTACCAGGTGGACAGCAGGACCTATTTACTGGACTTCAGGAGCATAGATG ACGACATGATGGAGGTAAAATCAGGGACCGCCACGCCTCACCGCTCCGGCTCAGTTGGGAACTACCGGACTTCCCTAAAGAATGAGAAGAACGAATGTGACGAGGTGGTAAAGGGGGACGGGTCCGCACCCTCCACGCCTCCGATAGGAGGAAAGCAGATGGAAGGCTCTCTGGCTTCTTCTCTTACCTCTTCAGTGGATTCCACCGGGGGAGAGATTTTTCCCCGTCCGGGAAGTCACACCATAGAGTTTTTTGAGATGTGCGCCAATCTCATCAAGCTGCTAGCACGATAA